The following proteins are co-located in the Candidatus Competibacteraceae bacterium genome:
- a CDS encoding 6-carboxytetrahydropterin synthase, whose protein sequence is MYTVCVRDHFMIAHSFRGETFGPAQRPHGATYVVDLELRRPELDPDGVVTDIGKLGDCLRAVLGDFNFRDLDRLPEFAGRNTTTEFLAREIFDRVAMRIEEGQLGPNTAGLSSMRVTLHESHVAWASYEGMLP, encoded by the coding sequence ATGTACACCGTCTGCGTTCGTGACCACTTCATGATCGCCCACAGCTTCCGGGGGGAAACCTTCGGCCCCGCCCAACGCCCGCACGGCGCGACCTACGTTGTCGATCTGGAACTGCGCCGTCCCGAACTGGACCCGGACGGCGTGGTCACGGACATCGGCAAGCTCGGCGACTGCCTGCGCGCCGTGCTCGGCGACTTCAACTTTCGCGACCTCGACCGGCTGCCGGAATTCGCCGGCCGCAACACCACCACCGAATTCCTGGCTCGCGAAATCTTCGACCGCGTCGCGATGCGGATCGAGGAAGGGCAACTGGGACCGAACACCGCCGGCCTGAGTTCGATGCGCGTCACCTTGCACGAATCCCATGTCGCCTGGGCGTCCTACGAAGGGATGCTGCCTTGA
- a CDS encoding transposase, translated as MPEDTLDALLAPVFGGAQPLEPVYEPDPDPTTPPRLIAEGYTVVVDLAATVEGRPVTWRERRLVVRSVAQATRQAQALDARLQRAVADIHRLNERKQGKKILEAPALSATAEQILAEQRVVGLIHLDLETTTQVIPQRRYGARPATCRVQHQSTIRARIDPLAVAAARQRLGWRVYATNHATLTVETAVHAYRGQYLIERSFGRLKGRALAITPLFLQTDARVEGLIRLLSLALRVLVLVEFVARRCLATTPEPIAGLYPGQPDRATASPTAESLLRAFRGISLSVVAIAGQVRALLSPLSALQHRILTLLGWSAEIYERLMAHFLKPALVLSEP; from the coding sequence ATGCCGGAGGACACCCTGGACGCCCTGCTGGCGCCGGTGTTCGGCGGCGCCCAGCCCCTGGAGCCGGTCTACGAGCCGGACCCGGACCCCACCACCCCACCCCGGCTGATCGCCGAGGGTTATACGGTGGTGGTTGACTTGGCGGCTACGGTGGAGGGCCGGCCGGTGACGTGGCGGGAACGGCGGCTGGTGGTGCGGTCGGTGGCCCAGGCGACCCGGCAGGCCCAGGCGCTTGACGCCCGCCTGCAGCGGGCGGTAGCAGACATTCACCGCCTCAACGAGCGCAAACAAGGCAAGAAAATTCTGGAAGCTCCCGCGCTGAGCGCCACCGCCGAGCAGATTCTGGCCGAGCAGCGGGTGGTGGGCCTGATCCATCTCGACCTCGAGACCACCACGCAAGTGATTCCCCAGCGCCGCTATGGCGCGCGTCCGGCCACCTGCCGGGTGCAGCACCAGAGCACGATTCGGGCGCGGATCGACCCGCTGGCCGTCGCGGCGGCCCGGCAGCGGCTGGGCTGGCGGGTCTACGCCACCAACCACGCGACCCTGACGGTCGAGACCGCCGTCCACGCCTATCGGGGGCAGTATCTGATCGAACGGAGTTTTGGCCGTCTCAAAGGCCGGGCGCTGGCGATCACGCCCTTGTTCCTGCAAACCGATGCGCGGGTGGAGGGCTTGATCCGCCTGTTGAGCTTGGCCTTGCGCGTGTTGGTTCTGGTCGAATTCGTGGCGCGCCGGTGCCTGGCCACCACCCCGGAGCCGATCGCCGGCCTCTATCCGGGGCAGCCCGACCGGGCTACGGCGTCGCCCACCGCCGAATCGCTGTTGCGCGCCTTTCGGGGCATCAGCTTGAGCGTCGTGGCGATCGCCGGCCAGGTCCGCGCGCTGCTGTCGCCGCTCAGCGCTCTGCAGCACCGCATACTCACACTGCTCGGCTGGTCGGCAGAAATCTACGAGCGACTGATGGCGCATTTTCTAAAACCAGCCCTCGTTTTGAGCGAACCGTGA
- a CDS encoding DUF4277 domain-containing protein codes for MLDEIIRLIKVERVDDLPVVLAQVYQMQLPALLDRFYPTHGHWKGDLSLGDVVAVWLTFIVSEGDHCLSHVQPWVEAHLDTLTVCLGKPVRPLDLSDDRLANILDRLADAATWAELETALNGTVLRVYEVGGDRVRLDSTSAKTYAGVSEGGLFQFGHSQDHRPDLPQVKISLSVLDALGLPLTTTVVSGNGADDPLYVPELQRVQATLGAGGKTYIGDGKMGTWRPGPGSPGVATIICAPWGVSKCRRTPWTPCWRRCSAAPSPWSRSTSRTRTPPPHPG; via the coding sequence ATGCTGGACGAGATCATCCGCCTGATTAAAGTCGAACGCGTCGACGACCTCCCGGTCGTGTTGGCCCAAGTCTACCAGATGCAACTTCCAGCCCTGCTCGATCGATTCTATCCGACCCATGGCCACTGGAAGGGCGACTTGAGTTTGGGCGACGTGGTGGCGGTGTGGCTGACCTTCATCGTCTCGGAGGGCGATCACTGCCTGTCTCATGTCCAGCCTTGGGTGGAGGCGCACCTCGATACCTTGACGGTGTGTTTGGGCAAGCCGGTACGCCCGCTGGATCTGAGCGATGATCGGTTGGCCAACATCTTGGATCGGTTAGCTGACGCCGCGACCTGGGCCGAGTTGGAAACCGCGCTGAACGGGACGGTGCTGCGGGTTTATGAGGTGGGCGGCGACCGGGTACGGCTCGACAGCACCTCGGCCAAAACCTATGCCGGGGTCAGTGAGGGGGGGCTGTTTCAGTTCGGGCATAGTCAAGATCATCGGCCGGACTTGCCGCAAGTCAAGATCAGCCTGTCGGTGCTCGACGCTCTGGGCTTGCCGTTGACGACCACCGTGGTGAGTGGGAACGGCGCGGATGACCCCTTGTACGTGCCCGAGCTTCAGCGGGTCCAGGCCACCTTGGGGGCTGGCGGCAAGACCTACATCGGCGACGGCAAAATGGGTACCTGGCGACCCGGGCCTGGATCGCCCGGAGTGGCGACTATTATTTGTGCCCCCTGGGGGGTAAGCAAATGCCGGAGGACACCCTGGACGCCCTGCTGGCGCCGGTGTTCGGCGGCGCCCAGCCCCTGGAGCCGGTCTACGAGCCGGACCCGGACCCCACCACCCCACCCCGGCTGA
- a CDS encoding Mth938-like domain-containing protein, which yields MRFSQDIDTSQHFVRGYGPGWIKINEQEIRRSMIVTPEQLITDWPPQTFADLEGAHFEAIARLEPEIVVLGTGDRQRFPHPRLTQSLLARGVGVEVMDTAAACRTYNIIMLEGRRVAAALLLMVD from the coding sequence ATGCGCTTCAGTCAGGACATCGATACCAGCCAACACTTTGTCCGGGGTTATGGGCCGGGCTGGATCAAGATCAACGAACAGGAAATCCGCCGCAGCATGATTGTGACCCCGGAACAATTGATCACCGATTGGCCGCCGCAAACCTTCGCTGATCTGGAGGGAGCGCATTTCGAGGCGATCGCCCGATTGGAACCCGAGATCGTGGTGCTGGGAACCGGCGACCGCCAGCGGTTTCCGCACCCACGCTTGACACAATCGCTGCTGGCGCGCGGCGTGGGCGTGGAAGTCATGGATACGGCCGCCGCCTGCCGGACTTACAACATCATCATGCTGGAAGGCCGCCGGGTCGCGGCCGCGCTGCTGCTGATGGTCGACTAG
- the tsaA gene encoding tRNA (N6-threonylcarbamoyladenosine(37)-N6)-methyltransferase TrmO produces MFQFAPVGVIRSCFREKFGIPRQPGLAPAARATLELLPPYGQAAAVRGLEAFSHVWLVFVFHGTPAGRWQPTVRPPRLGGNRRLGVFATRSTFRPNPIGLSAVRLERVAIAHRRVTLHLAGVDLLDGTPVLDIKPYLPYADCLPEASGGFATEAPPHLPVEFSPAAAAFCATWPADELRGLIVQILRQDPRPAYQSADAAPRCYGMRLYDCDVRWEMREGVAHVTEIQSDVEPRK; encoded by the coding sequence ATGTTCCAGTTCGCGCCGGTCGGCGTCATCCGCTCCTGCTTCCGCGAGAAGTTCGGCATCCCGCGCCAGCCGGGGCTGGCGCCGGCGGCGCGGGCGACCCTGGAATTGTTGCCGCCCTACGGACAAGCGGCGGCGGTGCGTGGACTGGAGGCGTTTTCCCATGTCTGGCTGGTATTTGTGTTTCACGGCACGCCGGCCGGCCGCTGGCAGCCGACGGTACGGCCACCGCGCCTGGGCGGCAACCGGCGCCTGGGGGTGTTCGCCACCCGCTCCACCTTTCGCCCCAACCCCATCGGGCTGTCGGCGGTCCGGCTGGAACGGGTGGCCATCGCCCATCGGCGGGTGACGCTGCACCTTGCGGGGGTGGATCTGCTGGATGGAACGCCGGTGCTGGATATTAAGCCCTATCTACCCTATGCCGACTGCCTTCCCGAGGCGAGCGGCGGTTTCGCGACCGAGGCGCCGCCACACCTGCCGGTTGAATTCAGCCCGGCGGCGGCGGCGTTCTGCGCGACTTGGCCGGCGGACGAGCTGCGTGGCCTGATCGTCCAGATCCTGCGCCAGGACCCGCGCCCGGCCTATCAGAGCGCCGATGCCGCGCCCCGGTGTTACGGTATGCGGCTGTACGATTGCGACGTGCGCTGGGAAATGCGTGAGGGCGTGGCCCATGTGACCGAAATCCAGTCCGATGTGGAACCGCGCAAATAG
- a CDS encoding MBL fold metallo-hydrolase, whose translation MTDHTTPYSIHALELGHMGNFIYVIHDHASDRAAVVDPAWDVPAILGLAARHELRITDILLTHSHFDHINGVEALLKASDAQLHLLRAEAAFWDRYLDLPTLHEGGDRIRLGETEIEVLHTPGHTPGSACYRLGDQVLTGDTLFVFGCGRCDLRGGDPEQMYSTLRRLGERLPDHTLIRPGHNYGITPTSTMVEQLAGNPFLHFDDRADFVDYRMHLHDREEPYRPETRPHSH comes from the coding sequence ATGACCGACCACACCACTCCTTACAGCATCCATGCCCTGGAACTCGGGCACATGGGCAACTTCATCTACGTGATTCACGATCACGCCAGCGACCGCGCGGCGGTGGTGGACCCGGCCTGGGATGTGCCGGCCATCCTCGGCCTGGCCGCGCGGCACGAGCTGCGAATCACCGATATTCTGCTGACCCACAGCCATTTCGACCACATCAACGGGGTGGAAGCGCTGCTGAAAGCCAGCGATGCCCAGTTACATCTGCTCAGAGCCGAAGCGGCGTTCTGGGATCGCTACCTCGATCTGCCGACCCTGCATGAGGGCGGCGACCGCATTCGCCTGGGCGAAACCGAGATCGAAGTGCTGCACACGCCGGGTCACACGCCCGGTTCGGCCTGCTATCGCCTGGGCGATCAGGTGCTGACTGGAGACACGCTGTTCGTATTCGGTTGCGGGCGCTGCGACCTGCGCGGCGGCGATCCCGAGCAGATGTACAGCACCCTGCGCCGGTTGGGCGAGCGGCTGCCGGATCACACCCTGATCCGGCCCGGCCACAACTACGGCATCACGCCGACCTCGACCATGGTCGAGCAACTCGCCGGCAACCCCTTCCTGCATTTCGACGACCGTGCCGACTTTGTCGATTACCGCATGCACCTGCACGACCGCGAGGAGCCCTATCGGCCGGAAACACGGCCGCATTCGCACTGA
- a CDS encoding Rieske 2Fe-2S domain-containing protein, producing MARHRVCDEGDIPVGGVKMYKAEGRSVAVFHLDDGFYSTQNDCTHLFASLHKGKMIKGGQIECPHHRTRFDIRTGEVVCWANHPPGVQLLNFLRAKKALRTYPVTVEAGQVFVEI from the coding sequence ATGGCGCGGCATCGGGTTTGCGACGAAGGGGATATTCCCGTCGGGGGGGTCAAGATGTACAAAGCGGAGGGTCGAAGCGTGGCGGTTTTTCATCTGGACGACGGTTTTTACTCGACGCAGAACGACTGTACTCACTTGTTTGCATCCCTGCACAAAGGCAAGATGATTAAGGGTGGCCAGATCGAATGCCCGCACCACCGAACGCGTTTCGACATCCGCACCGGCGAAGTGGTGTGCTGGGCCAACCACCCGCCGGGGGTACAATTACTCAATTTTTTGCGCGCCAAAAAAGCACTGAGAACGTATCCGGTCACGGTCGAGGCCGGGCAGGTGTTCGTGGAAATTTGA
- the rpoS gene encoding RNA polymerase sigma factor RpoS, with protein sequence MNACLEPVVCDDEPHIEDPLLDEDKLEDAEEEDIVAEDGEMDAVESPWQAPAASAREFSMEELDATRMYLSEIGFSPLLTAQEEVYFARRVLQGDAAARNRMVESNLRLVVKIARRYMNRGLSLLDLIEEGNLGLIHAVEKFDPERGFRFSTYATWWIRQTIERALMNQTRTIRLPIHIIKEINGYLRVTRQLAQSLDHEPSAEEIAQAMGKSVADVKRMLQLNERVASVDTPIGKDEDRSLLDAIPDDNNPDPSQLLQDADLNEKLGLWLDQLNDKQRIVVKRRFGLGGQEKATLEQVGNEIGVTRERVRQIQIDALRRLRKVLESEGFSQDFL encoded by the coding sequence ATGAATGCCTGTCTGGAACCAGTGGTGTGCGACGACGAACCGCACATAGAGGACCCGCTGCTGGACGAAGACAAACTGGAGGACGCCGAGGAGGAAGACATCGTCGCGGAGGACGGAGAGATGGACGCCGTGGAATCGCCTTGGCAGGCTCCCGCGGCAAGCGCTCGCGAGTTTAGCATGGAGGAATTGGATGCCACCCGGATGTACCTGAGCGAAATCGGCTTTTCCCCGCTGTTGACCGCCCAGGAAGAAGTGTACTTCGCCCGCCGGGTGTTGCAGGGCGACGCCGCCGCCCGCAACCGCATGGTCGAAAGCAACCTGCGTTTGGTGGTGAAAATCGCCCGCCGCTACATGAACCGCGGCCTCAGCCTGCTCGACCTGATCGAGGAAGGCAACCTGGGGCTGATTCACGCCGTCGAGAAATTCGATCCCGAGCGCGGTTTCCGCTTTTCGACCTACGCGACCTGGTGGATCCGCCAGACCATCGAGCGGGCGCTGATGAATCAGACCCGCACCATCCGGTTGCCGATCCACATCATCAAGGAAATCAACGGCTATTTACGGGTGACCCGGCAGCTGGCGCAATCGCTGGACCACGAGCCCTCCGCCGAGGAAATCGCCCAGGCCATGGGCAAGTCGGTCGCCGACGTAAAACGGATGTTGCAACTCAACGAACGGGTAGCCTCGGTGGATACCCCGATCGGCAAGGACGAAGACCGTTCGCTGCTGGACGCCATCCCCGACGACAACAACCCCGATCCTTCGCAATTGCTGCAGGATGCCGACCTCAACGAAAAGCTGGGTCTCTGGCTGGACCAGTTGAACGACAAGCAACGGATCGTGGTCAAGCGGCGTTTCGGTCTGGGCGGTCAGGAAAAAGCCACCCTGGAGCAGGTCGGCAACGAAATCGGCGTGACCCGTGAGCGGGTGCGGCAAATTCAGATCGATGCGCTGCGCCGGTTGCGCAAGGTTTTGGAAAGCGAAGGATTTTCGCAGGATTTTCTGTAG
- the corA gene encoding magnesium/cobalt transporter CorA, whose protein sequence is MIVNCVAYADGCKLPDLLLEDIPTLRDRSDAFVWLGLREPDEALMTRTRELFGLHELATEDAHHAHQRPKVELYGDCLFVVLRTVQMNEEGKVDFGETHLFVGPRYLVSVRHGASLPYAPVRARCESNPRLLRKGPGFVLYAILDFVVDHYFPILNTVEDAVEELEERFFAGNFNQNDLGRLYALKRDLVELRRATTPLVEVCNYLLTDVFSNHVPEDIRPYFRDVYDHALRINETVDSIREMLALALQISLSLGAARQNEATKRLAGWGALLAIPTVVFSIYGMNFKGWFPELEWKYGYPAVMGFVTLMCLLLYRYLRKAGWL, encoded by the coding sequence ATGATCGTCAACTGTGTCGCCTATGCCGACGGTTGTAAGCTGCCCGACCTGCTACTGGAGGATATTCCGACACTGCGGGATCGATCGGACGCCTTCGTCTGGCTGGGGCTGCGTGAGCCGGACGAGGCGCTGATGACGCGGACGCGGGAGTTGTTCGGCCTGCACGAACTGGCCACCGAGGATGCGCACCATGCCCATCAGCGGCCAAAGGTGGAGCTGTACGGCGACTGCCTGTTCGTGGTGCTGCGGACCGTTCAGATGAATGAGGAAGGCAAGGTCGATTTCGGCGAAACCCATCTGTTCGTCGGGCCGCGCTATCTGGTGTCGGTGCGGCATGGCGCCTCACTGCCCTACGCCCCGGTACGCGCCCGCTGCGAGAGCAATCCACGCCTGCTGCGCAAGGGACCGGGTTTCGTCCTGTACGCCATCCTCGATTTCGTGGTGGACCACTATTTCCCGATTCTCAACACCGTGGAAGATGCGGTGGAGGAATTGGAAGAGCGGTTTTTCGCGGGCAATTTCAATCAAAACGACCTCGGTCGGCTGTACGCGCTCAAGCGCGATCTGGTGGAGTTGCGCCGCGCCACCACGCCGCTGGTCGAGGTTTGCAACTACCTGTTGACCGACGTGTTCAGCAACCATGTTCCCGAGGATATCCGGCCCTACTTCCGCGATGTTTACGATCACGCCCTGCGCATCAACGAAACGGTGGACAGCATTCGGGAAATGCTGGCGCTCGCCCTGCAAATCAGCCTGTCGCTGGGCGCGGCCCGCCAAAACGAAGCGACCAAGCGGCTGGCCGGCTGGGGCGCGCTGCTGGCGATTCCAACCGTGGTGTTCAGCATCTACGGGATGAATTTCAAGGGCTGGTTCCCCGAACTCGAATGGAAGTACGGCTATCCCGCCGTGATGGGTTTCGTAACGCTAATGTGCCTATTGCTGTACCGTTATTTAAGGAAAGCCGGGTGGCTGTAA
- a CDS encoding ketoacyl-ACP synthase III — translation MRHAQILSSGGYVPERLMTNADFDRLLGESVGDWLVENVGIRQRHFMTEDQTTSDLAVAAAKIALERAGLEPADLDRIIVATDTPDYLSPATAAVVQAKLGARRAGVFDVNSACAGWVIALDIAAKTLVTEPDERFVLVIGAYGMSRFLDWGDKKTVTLFADGAGAVVVGAGSQPGWLATALAAAGEYHDALGIYTGGTFRPASLANLERYGPPTVQFVRKFPATFNTEQWPPLIERVLAKASAATGTRLGPDDVDRYYFTQVNLRTLEATMAALGQPLEKTHWIMDKWGYTGSACIPMALDDAIAQGKGPTPGSLVLFCASGGGIALAASLWRWR, via the coding sequence ATGCGCCATGCCCAAATCCTGAGTTCCGGCGGCTACGTCCCGGAACGGTTGATGACCAACGCTGACTTCGATCGCTTACTGGGCGAGTCGGTCGGCGACTGGCTGGTGGAGAATGTCGGCATCCGCCAGCGCCATTTCATGACCGAGGATCAGACGACTTCGGATCTGGCGGTCGCGGCCGCGAAAATAGCGCTGGAGCGCGCCGGTCTGGAGCCGGCCGATCTCGACCGGATCATCGTCGCCACCGACACCCCGGATTATCTCAGCCCGGCCACGGCGGCGGTGGTGCAGGCCAAGCTGGGGGCGCGGCGCGCCGGGGTGTTCGACGTGAACAGCGCCTGCGCCGGCTGGGTCATCGCCCTGGACATCGCGGCAAAGACGCTTGTCACCGAACCTGACGAACGCTTCGTGCTGGTGATCGGGGCGTATGGCATGAGCCGGTTTCTGGACTGGGGCGACAAGAAGACCGTGACCCTGTTCGCCGATGGCGCGGGGGCGGTGGTGGTCGGCGCCGGTTCGCAACCGGGTTGGCTGGCCACCGCGCTGGCCGCCGCCGGCGAGTACCACGATGCGCTCGGTATCTACACCGGCGGTACCTTTCGCCCGGCCAGCCTTGCCAATCTGGAGCGATACGGGCCGCCGACGGTGCAGTTCGTGCGCAAGTTCCCGGCCACTTTCAACACAGAGCAATGGCCGCCGCTGATCGAGCGAGTGCTGGCCAAGGCCAGCGCCGCGACCGGTACCCGCTTGGGGCCGGATGACGTGGACCGCTACTATTTTACCCAGGTCAATCTGCGCACCCTCGAAGCCACCATGGCGGCGCTCGGCCAGCCGCTGGAAAAAACGCACTGGATCATGGATAAATGGGGTTACACCGGCTCGGCCTGCATTCCGATGGCTCTGGACGATGCCATCGCCCAGGGCAAGGGTCCCACACCCGGATCGCTGGTGCTGTTCTGCGCCAGCGGCGGCGGTATCGCGCTGGCGGCCTCGCTGTGGCGATGGCGGTGA
- a CDS encoding IS701 family transposase, with protein MPQKNSTASAEVGLLAGMGQRFLDFCDRFRGHFRQKTRTVETAAQQYVQGLIQAETKNMERIEEVVPKTDHQTLQHMVSESAWSERAILDQVAQDANRLLGRHEDSALLIDDSGVPKKGTHSVGVGRQWCGQWGKVENGQVGVFAALSRGSDATLIDERLFLPEDWTRDAARCQAAGIPKAQRSFQRKTDLALAMTLHARQQGIGFAWVGFDGFYGSDPAFLRALEAQGEVFVGDVHKDQRMYLADPQPIVPPPAHPRGRPPRVLQAQTPALRVDHWVAQQPPSAWQPVTLREGTKGALQVEMLHQRVWLWDGEEAQARPWHLIVRREIGTPTEIKYSLSNAPADTSVARLAFMQGQRYWVERALPTSKPDVGLGDYQVRGWRGWHHHMALVMMAMLFLLEERQLHRQTRPLLSGRDIRALLNQFLPRRDTTLEEVLHQMEVRHRKRQAAIDSAYRKQQLNQ; from the coding sequence ATGCCTCAAAAAAACTCGACCGCCTCTGCGGAAGTGGGATTGTTGGCCGGGATGGGTCAGCGATTCCTGGACTTTTGTGATCGCTTCCGAGGGCATTTCCGCCAGAAGACGCGGACGGTCGAGACGGCGGCTCAGCAGTATGTTCAGGGATTGATCCAGGCGGAAACCAAGAACATGGAACGCATAGAAGAGGTCGTTCCAAAGACTGACCATCAAACGTTGCAGCATATGGTGAGCGAATCGGCTTGGTCCGAACGCGCGATCCTCGATCAGGTGGCCCAAGATGCCAACCGGTTGTTGGGGAGGCATGAGGACAGCGCCTTGCTCATTGATGACAGTGGCGTACCCAAGAAGGGCACGCACTCCGTCGGGGTGGGCCGACAGTGGTGCGGTCAGTGGGGCAAAGTCGAGAACGGCCAAGTGGGGGTGTTTGCCGCGTTGAGCCGGGGCTCCGACGCGACGCTGATAGACGAACGATTGTTTTTGCCCGAAGACTGGACTCGTGATGCGGCGCGCTGTCAGGCAGCGGGCATTCCCAAGGCTCAGCGCAGCTTCCAGCGCAAAACCGACTTGGCTTTGGCCATGACCCTCCACGCCCGTCAGCAGGGGATCGGTTTTGCCTGGGTGGGTTTTGATGGCTTCTATGGCAGTGATCCGGCCTTCCTGCGCGCCCTTGAGGCGCAAGGCGAGGTTTTCGTCGGGGATGTGCATAAGGACCAGCGGATGTACCTGGCGGATCCGCAACCGATCGTCCCACCGCCTGCGCATCCGCGCGGTCGCCCGCCGCGGGTGCTTCAGGCGCAGACCCCCGCCCTGCGGGTCGACCACTGGGTTGCACAACAACCCCCGAGCGCTTGGCAACCCGTGACCTTGCGGGAAGGCACGAAAGGCGCGTTGCAGGTGGAGATGCTCCATCAACGGGTCTGGTTGTGGGATGGTGAAGAAGCCCAGGCGCGACCGTGGCACTTGATCGTGCGCCGGGAGATCGGGACGCCGACCGAGATCAAGTACAGCCTGAGCAATGCCCCTGCCGACACCTCCGTCGCCCGACTGGCGTTCATGCAAGGGCAGCGGTATTGGGTGGAACGCGCCCTGCCAACCAGCAAACCAGATGTCGGGCTGGGTGACTATCAAGTCCGGGGTTGGCGCGGCTGGCACCATCACATGGCGCTGGTCATGATGGCGATGCTGTTCCTGCTGGAAGAACGTCAGCTTCACCGGCAGACTCGACCGTTGTTGAGTGGCCGGGATATCCGCGCGTTGTTGAACCAGTTCTTGCCCCGGCGGGATACGACGCTGGAGGAGGTCCTCCACCAGATGGAAGTTCGCCACCGCAAACGTCAGGCCGCTATCGATTCTGCCTATCGTAAACAACAACTTAACCAATAG
- a CDS encoding glycosyltransferase family 4 protein, translated as MKSVWFLIPGDPDTRTGGYLYDRRIMTGLTALGWRVELRRLDAHFPRPTPVALREAGAVLAALPDQALTVIDGLALGAMPAVAAAQRDRLRLVALIHHPLALETGLDAGLSQQLHASECEALRHVRQVIVTSPSTARALLADYEVAPERCAVVPPGTDPAPLAEGSGGGELGLLCVASLTPRKGHAVLFHALARLTHYAWRLFCAGSELLHPPTAALLHKLVAELGLAERIEFLGELDAAVLAIRYRRADVFVLPSHHEGYGMALAEALARGLPIVSTTAGAIPDTVPADAGLLVPPGNEVALAEALARVMAEPTLREGLAAGARVARQALPDWPETGARFAAMLDEVPAP; from the coding sequence TTGAAATCAGTTTGGTTCCTGATTCCCGGCGATCCCGATACCCGCACCGGCGGTTATCTGTACGACCGGCGCATCATGACCGGACTGACGGCGCTGGGCTGGCGGGTCGAACTCCGGCGGCTCGATGCCCATTTTCCGCGGCCGACCCCAGTGGCGCTGCGCGAGGCCGGCGCGGTGCTGGCCGCGCTGCCGGATCAGGCGCTGACGGTCATCGACGGTCTGGCGCTGGGCGCCATGCCAGCGGTCGCCGCCGCACAGCGGGACCGGCTGCGGCTGGTGGCACTGATCCATCACCCGCTGGCGCTGGAAACCGGGCTGGACGCGGGACTCAGCCAGCAGCTTCACGCCAGCGAATGCGAGGCGCTGCGCCATGTCCGCCAGGTGATCGTCACCAGCCCCAGCACGGCGCGGGCGCTGCTGGCCGATTACGAGGTGGCGCCGGAGCGCTGCGCCGTGGTTCCGCCCGGCACCGACCCCGCGCCGCTGGCGGAAGGTTCGGGCGGCGGGGAGCTGGGGCTGCTGTGCGTGGCCTCGCTGACCCCGCGCAAGGGTCACGCCGTGCTGTTCCACGCCCTGGCGCGGCTCACGCACTACGCCTGGCGGCTGTTCTGCGCCGGCAGCGAACTGTTGCATCCACCCACCGCCGCCCTGCTGCACAAATTGGTGGCGGAACTGGGTCTGGCCGAGCGCATCGAGTTTTTGGGTGAACTGGATGCGGCGGTCCTGGCGATTCGCTACCGGCGAGCCGATGTGTTCGTGCTGCCGTCCCATCACGAGGGCTATGGCATGGCGCTGGCCGAGGCGCTGGCGCGGGGATTGCCGATCGTCAGCACCACGGCGGGCGCGATTCCCGACACGGTGCCGGCCGATGCGGGGCTGCTGGTGCCGCCCGGTAACGAGGTGGCGCTGGCCGAGGCATTGGCGCGGGTGATGGCCGAACCCACCCTGCGCGAAGGTCTGGCCGCTGGCGCCCGCGTGGCCCGTCAAGCACTGCCGGACTGGCCGGAAACCGGCGCGCGCTTCGCCGCGATGCTGGACGAGGTTCCGGCACCATGA